In Heteronotia binoei isolate CCM8104 ecotype False Entrance Well chromosome 1, APGP_CSIRO_Hbin_v1, whole genome shotgun sequence, the genomic window AGCCAATTCATCAGGGAGGTTTGGGTATGTGAATACATGAGATAACAGGTATTTGGAATCTGCAGCTCTCTAACAGTCAAGCCACAAAGAGCTCCCATTTTCCCCATGTCAGTCCAGTGTGAGAAAGAGACATTCAAGTGGGAGGGAGCCAGACTAGGCTCACTCAGCCACAAGGTTCTCCCATGCTGAACCCACTAAATGGAAAAGCCCCAGGGAAGCAGTTTCCACCTCACTGCAATAACCCATAATAAGTCGAGTTtgcagatcacacccaaagtggCTCTCATTCTATTTTGCAACAGAAATCAATTCTAGCAAAACCTACTGTTGACTTCTTAACACAGTCTGAAAACACTACAGACAGAACAACAGAGCTTCACGATACTTAACAAACAGATTTAATGTGGTTTTAGCTTCTGTGGACTAGAGCTCACATCCTCAGATGCAAGGCTAGACCACAAAAGCTTTATACCCCCATAAAACTATTAACCTTTTGGGTTGTTTTTGCTATAATAAACCAACATAGCTCTGCTCCTCTCTCTAATTAGACTGTACACATGGCATTTAAAGAAATGCTTAGAAAGAAACACCTAAGATTAGCCTCATCTGTGAAAAGTATCTAAAACACCCAAAAGCTCATGGTTTTTCCATTCTGAGAAAGCAATGTACAATATACATTGCATATAAACAAATGTGAGATCGACAGGGTCCAAGACACTCTTGTTGCTTAGCAAAATACAAGTGTGACACCTTCCTTTTCCAGCAGTTCAGTAACATCAGCAAGACCTCTGGTCCTCATAGACAGGGATGCAGGGTTGGTTATAATGCCAAGTCTGGCAGAGTTCAGCACAGATGGAAGCCAAATCATCCTGCCAGCTGATACAGCTTTCCAGGCAGCTGTTGAATAATCCTCCAGGGTGTGGGATTGGCACTCTCTGGTCCACTGGGACTATTCTACTCCCTTTGCCTAGATGATACAGCAACTGGCATTTTAGATATAACTAACAGGGACACACTCATAAGCAAAATTTTTATATGAATCTATAGTGTACTTAAGTTTCGAATACTCCATACAGTTCTCGTTCCCTCGtctcaaaaaaacccctaaaacctgaaAAGGAACAGAAAAGTGCAACTCAAATGATCAATGTTTGGAGCACCTGCCCTGTAGTAGGAAATTCCAAACATTTACCTTCTTCCAATGTGTTTTATTAACACCTCTACTGGAAATTTtccattgcttttttttttgtagaaaaagctcagcaggaacttgtttgtatatcaggccacactccctgacgccaaactagccggaactgcatccctgctcaaaaaaagccctattccaTTGTATTTAAAGAGCACATTCTTTGTGTATCTTTGTGTGTTACATACTGGGAAAGAGGATCCAGCAAAGTAAGCTAAGATTCTGGCTTGGTCCTGATGAAGAACCTTCATCAAATACATCAAGCCGGGGAGTCTAAATTTCACCACTCTCTACTCACCCCAACCAGTAAGCTGCAACTGCATtgtcaataaaacaaaacagacaTCAGTTAATCATTATGCAAGAGTGTCAGGCAATGTATGAGCCTCTCTGATAACACAGCTAATCCACAAAACTCTAATACAAGAAAAATAGGTCAGAACCAGAACTGATCAAGGCTATGGAAATTcttgaaatttttttttatatttttgaaAGTTTTATATATATCATCTATCTACAATTTGGTTTTAAAAACCCAAATCTTTTTGTTGCTGGTTCCACAAAGATTACATTTGTCCTGCGACAGACGCCAGTGGTATGCAGCAAGGCCCTGCATATCAAACAGCCAGTCTGGACAAACCGCAGTGTGCAAAGCAACTTCTTACCAGACATCTACATACATAATAATTGCACAGAGTTTATGCATCGGTGCACACATACAAGACCAAATCATACAGACTGACTGCCAGATTGATGCGGAATAATCAagtaggattaaaaaaaaatatccaaaaGGCCTTAACAAGTGTTATGACTGGTACCTGGCAGATTCACCTGCAGGACAGGCataacccgcccccccccttcagcaAGACAAGGCAGCATAAttttgcttcctcctccttctctgtaAAAAGGCCTTGCAAGCCTTCCTTGTACTCTACCACTACTTTAgtttataatatgtattttttttactgtACTGCATTTACTGATGCACAAATTCCCAAATCCCATGTTTCTGGACCACATAATGTCTTTAGAGGAAAATGACCTCTGAAGCAGCAAATCTAATACATCACAACTGAGAACTACAGTCAGGAGTACCTCACCATTCATTCTGCTATTTAGAGAAGTCCAAACTACCCTGTCAATCAACATTTCCCCTAAAGCCAGcataagttttattatttatttattcgatttatatcccgccctccccaccgaggcaggctcagggcggcttacaacataaaattcaaaacaataaggttaataaatattaaaatacattgaataatttacaacagttaaaacaagaaaacaatctaACAGTGCGATGCCTTTTCCCTTGCCCACCCTGTGACTTTTGTTTCCAATCCACCAGATGGCCTCTTATGGCAACCTGGTTGTTGTGTATCTCCCCAAGCTCCCCACTGCTAACCCTGTCATCATCAACAATTGTTATAATCCACAAAGACTGAAAGGAAGTATCTTACCTTCAGAGAATCCACCAAGTCGTCCACTAAAAAGAGGCGCCTGAGCTCCTTAATTGTGTTGTTGAAGTGACCAAGCACAACATGGCTATATTTCTGAACAAGCTCTTCGGACACAGCAACATCTTTTTTCAAGTAAGCCCTAGAAGAGGAAATGTGCTATCTGTAAGACTCTTGGCATCCAGAGCTTTTCAAGCTCTCCAAGTTCTCAGTCAAAGCACAATGAAAATGAATGGTGAGGTCACAGTGGCCTAATACTGTGCAGACAAACAAGAGCTGGGCTTCTTCTGAAGTATTCCTAGCATTCAAACAGAAACACCTGGAAGCGTAGTGGCTTCTCTTTCCAAGAATGGGTCATAAAGCTGTTCTAATGCCGCTCAGAAGGCTCTCCTCTAGAAAAATGTcggaacatcatcatcatctgctcTCTTGCACTCCCAAAAAACCTGAGCCATGCCACATCCCATAGTATCAGCTTTCAACGCTGCACTTTCATTCCGCTAGCCACTTATCATCCCCCTCCAAACATCATCAACATGGGGAAGTGGCATGTGTGAAGATCTGCTATGGCCAAGAACATTAAACTCCCAAGTTGCAAAATGCAAATCCCTTTCTGGTTTTAAGACACAAATGAAACTTGCTCACTTCCAAATTTTTCTCCCTTACTAGATttgggtgttttttaaaaagcaaaacaaaaaccctttccCAGTATTGGTCTAGGAGTTACTAAAATTGTTTGGAAGCCATGTAAACCAATTTCCAGCTCTACCGCTTTGAACAGTTTTCAAATGTTCTTGGTAAGAATGACACAGGAAAAAACTAACATCATGTTCCATTATATCTGTCCCTTGTTGTTTTTACAAGAAAGATCTCCCTCTGAAAAAACCCACCATAATGGGTTTTTTTATGTCAGCACAGTAATTTTTACTTTGTGATCCTACCTTTGTTCACTGGCATTTAAACAGGGTTGTGGGCTTTCCAGGTTAAGAGCATGCGTGGTTTGAAAGACAGGGCCCCTATACCATATGCATTTTCGAATTTTGAGGAAAAGTAGGtgccacaacaaaatggctgccaaagggaCAGGGCCAATCACATAAAGTTGAGAGGTGCCATGCCAAGCATTCCTCCAATAACAAATGGACATTCCTTGAAGACAGGGCATTCCTTGAAAAAGCACTGAGGCAGCAGAAGAAAGGCAAGCATAGGTTCTTTGCTTTGGGAAGCTACTGTTTATTTTCAGTTTTCAGAGAAATGGGATGCTTATTCCCTGAGTGGCTATATGGACAAGTTACTATGTCCACAAACATATGGAAGTCCTTCTGAGACTAAACAGAGACACACATCTGTGTTAACACCCATCTGGAACAAGCTCAGAACTTTGTATGTCAGTCAGCTGATAAGGAGTGATCTGATTGTCCCTGGTTATGTGCGTGTGTGTTCCCCACCCCATTCCACTCAAGACCCTTCAGGTTTTATTCTCAAGAACTATGTGAGTACCAGGAAACACATAGGCAGGAACAATGTTGGAAATCACTGCTCTAAAGAGTTCACAGCATAgaaatagtatttatttattatttggacTTTTAGTTTGCCTTTCCccgcaagcagggctcagggcagcttacatcagaataaaaacacaattgaaattaaatcaaatcacCAATATAAAAAAACTACAGTTCCAATAAAAACACAGTTCCAAGGTGGCGAGTAATTTTAGCTAAAAACTGAAACTCCCAAGCCTCTAAAATAGCAGGTAAAGTAGGGGGGAACCTGAGAGCACCAGACTGCTTGCTGTCCTGTTGCtgtcagaacatctctgccttgcaggccccaCAGAAACATACGGTAATACATCCTGCAGAGCACAGATGTTCTCCAACACAGAGttctaccaggcaggggccaggactgagaaggccctggtcaaggacagtcagaactctctcaggctGAGGACCACCAGTAGATTTTTAATACCTGAGTATAACACTCTATTGAGAGAAGCAGTCCCGGAAGTATGTAGATCAGGGAAGGGGGCCACAGAAGTCTGCATGACAATAATCAAAAGATGTACTACTGAAGGACAAAGGACAGTCTGAAAGtgacaggcagacaggcatggctCAGGCAGAACTGTGGCATGTACAACAGGAATGGGTTGAGTCAATTTCAACTGACTCCACAAGGAATCACTGGGAAAGAAAGGCCTACCTAAATTAACCTAGAAGTCTTAAGCAAGCCATTCCTTCTCAGCAACAAGTTCAACCCAATCCTGGAGTATGCTGGCCTTGCAGAGTTGTCAGAGGCAGGGCAAACTGTCAGCATTTACTGTTCTTCAGTATTACAAGTGAGCCTATAACTACAGTTATAAAGCATACATTCTAGGAATTAAGATCCACCAATCTGAGACCTACTTCTGAATACAATTAAAGAATTTTGGATGTCGGAAGCAAAAATTCAGTAACTGATAATTTTGAATTTGCCTGCTTACAATTACAATGGGAATCCAGCATTACTCATTTTTATATCAAATCTGGAGGAATTTGGAAGAATttaatatatttttcagcaaaaaAGAAGAGATCTACTTTTCTTCCTGCGCCTAAAAGAGGAACCTTGAAAGGCTTAAGCTTGCGGTTACAAGGTTAGTCTAAGACAAACTCTAAGAACTTACTCAaccagtttcttttttttaaagtactaaAAAAAAGTTTACAATTTATCCTTGGAAAAAAATGGGTGCCCAAAAAAGCTAAACATGCAAATACTAATGCAGAGCCCTTCAGGTGGGCAGTGGAGTGGCCATGAACACGTATCAATCCTGGAGGTGCAAACTGCAAGTTGCTACAACTCACACACAGCCCCACATGGAGGCATTGATTTCAGCAAGAAATGCTACTTAGTCTCATCATCACACATGTTCCCTTTTCAATTACAAGGGGCTGTTGTACCGATGGCCCATATTCTGCTTCCAAGTGATTCCTCTTCAGCTATGGGAAATCTGACAAAGAAACACAACTATGAAAAACTTACTACGGGTTGGAGCCCAGCTATCATCTCTGCTGATAAAAGGGGGTTCATGATGTTCACCAATTCCCTCCTCCTGCAGTCCACCCCAAACTCCCTCCATGCTTCCGCTGGAGTCTCTACTTTCCCAGAAGCAGAATTTCAGGAGGCATTTGGGGGGGAAGCAGGAGGGAGCAGGTGGAGAAGTCATACAATGCTGATGGAAATCTTTCTATCagcagagatttgggggtgagatCCAAGCTTCACCTTCAAGGCAAATGTTTTAAAAAGTGGCTTACCCAACCATGCAGCAAATAAAAAACCAAAAGCCCACCACAACCCTTCATCTCTGCAACAGAAGTTACAGGAAAGAGAAAAGACTTACCTAAATGGATGGCCTTCATCAGACTTCTGGATTGCTTGGATAACTCCCTTGTATATCCTAAAGCTGATGGTCATCGACAGAAGGCCCAAGGCAATGTAAGCAACCACACTCACAATACTGAATACCGTTAAAGAAAGCAGCAGGAACAAGCTGGCACCGAACACCACACCAGTCTTCTTAATGTCTCGCCAGTAAAGGAGATCAACAACTGGAGAGATTTAAAGGAAGAGAGATCAGAGGGCATGGTCCTAGTACTAGGACACAGCAATATCACATGACCTGTGCCATCAAAAATAGTAAATTGTCCTAGGTTTTTAAAACTACAAGTGTTTTAGAGGGTTCCCACCCacacccaacacacacacactttatagcttatacacacacacacgtatatgcATGTGGCTATACAAAAAGAATAGGTTACATCATGCTTCAGCTATCAAAGTCAACGAAAATTTAATTCAAGGAGATATTGTAGTGGTACTACTCTGCAGAACACGGAAAGCAACAACAGTACTTTAAGTACTCCAAATGAAGTTAAAGAATGCCGCCACAAAGTAACTGTACAATTAAAATTTCTCAATATCCAAAACCCTGTTCCCTCAGTACAATCTCCACACAATGAGTGTGCTTCGTTAGAAATGTACCAATAACTGCATGTGCATGGAAGGCAATGGAGCATGCACATGGTGAGAAAAAACAGAACATGAGTAATAGGCTCGGAGGGAACCAactccacacaaacacacagttc contains:
- the RTN4 gene encoding reticulon-4 isoform X1 is translated as MDNQPSNWKDKVVDLLYWRDIKKTGVVFGASLFLLLSLTVFSIVSVVAYIALGLLSMTISFRIYKGVIQAIQKSDEGHPFRAYLKKDVAVSEELVQKYSHVVLGHFNNTIKELRRLFLVDDLVDSLKFALLMWVFTYVGALFNGLTLMILAVISLFSIPVIYEKHQVQIDHYLGLVNKNVKDAVTKIQEKIPGLKRKTE
- the RTN4 gene encoding reticulon-4 isoform X2, whose product is MDARSVVDLLYWRDIKKTGVVFGASLFLLLSLTVFSIVSVVAYIALGLLSMTISFRIYKGVIQAIQKSDEGHPFRAYLKKDVAVSEELVQKYSHVVLGHFNNTIKELRRLFLVDDLVDSLKFALLMWVFTYVGALFNGLTLMILAVISLFSIPVIYEKHQVQIDHYLGLVNKNVKDAVTKIQEKIPGLKRKTE